The proteins below come from a single Psychrobacter sp. FDAARGOS_221 genomic window:
- a CDS encoding SIMPL domain-containing protein (The SIMPL domain is named for its presence in mouse protein SIMPL (signalling molecule that associates with mouse pelle-like kinase). Bacterial member BP26, from Brucella, was shown to assemble into a channel-like structure, while YggE from E. coli has been associated with resistance to oxidative stress.): MKTLTSKSSKLTKLLTTGTMTALAALALTSQTAQAEPTGYNQISFSVDASQEVQNDEVTATLYKKAQASSPKLLATELNKAMNQAMNTAKRYPKVIATTGSQNTYPRYDDNGKITGWTGTVSIDLKSNDFASASELVAQLQQNLVVQNIQFGISEEKQKQVKKELIKKASLEFKDQAKSLTETWDMSGYQVVNVSINSNGGYYPRPVMMMRDSAATKSSAPPAQSFEGGNSRLSVTANGTIELIPWMQ; this comes from the coding sequence ATGAAAACATTAACCTCAAAAAGCTCTAAGTTAACAAAGCTTTTGACCACCGGCACCATGACTGCATTGGCAGCGCTGGCATTAACCTCTCAAACAGCACAAGCAGAGCCCACTGGTTATAATCAAATTAGCTTTAGCGTTGACGCCTCTCAAGAAGTACAAAATGATGAGGTCACTGCTACTTTATACAAAAAAGCACAGGCCAGCTCACCAAAGTTACTGGCAACTGAGTTAAACAAAGCCATGAATCAGGCAATGAACACTGCCAAGCGTTATCCGAAAGTCATTGCAACCACAGGCTCACAAAATACCTATCCTCGTTACGATGATAACGGCAAAATTACAGGTTGGACTGGAACGGTTAGCATTGACCTAAAAAGTAATGACTTCGCCAGTGCCAGTGAACTGGTAGCGCAACTACAACAAAACTTAGTGGTGCAAAACATTCAGTTTGGTATTTCTGAGGAAAAGCAAAAGCAGGTTAAAAAAGAGTTGATTAAAAAAGCATCGCTTGAGTTTAAAGATCAGGCAAAATCATTGACAGAAACTTGGGATATGAGCGGTTACCAAGTGGTTAATGTATCCATTAATAGCAATGGCGGCTACTACCCTCGCCCAGTGATGATGATGCGTGACTCGGCAGCGACAAAAAGCAGCGCACCACCGGCTCAAAGCTTTGAAGGCGGCAACAGCCGTTTGAGCGTTACTGCTAATGGCACCATTGAGCTTATTCCTTGGATGCAGTAG
- a CDS encoding CinA family nicotinamide mononucleotide deamidase-related protein: MKAEIIAVGTELLLGQILNTNAQYMAQELADLGVDVYFQGVVGDNMERVKDALSIASARSDLIVCCGGLGPTDDDLTKDAIAEFTGAKLVLDPDAEAKILELFKDRHESLVAANKRQANTIEGSQLLKNDVGLAVGFLYQHQQTYYAVLPGPPREMKYMFEHELKPVLDELLGDRTKLYSKYLKFGGIGESTVADSLKDLISNQGAVSVAPYANIGEVTVRLSVKANSEQQAEAQFIPVIDDIKQHLADHLYSEDNESLEQVLGQQQIADFGVLEVNTTAYLTHKVLHWDDANDNVQLSAIKRMQPPLNQQMVEDSFAQFVNDGQLSNAIGLFHCHDLPSASTASGKTTKTFFIGLCVNGKTSVIERAFIGDRQAVHIRAAKTAIYLFLQAYKS, encoded by the coding sequence ATGAAAGCGGAAATTATTGCCGTTGGTACAGAATTATTATTAGGGCAAATTCTCAATACCAATGCTCAGTATATGGCGCAAGAGCTGGCAGACTTAGGTGTTGATGTCTATTTTCAGGGCGTGGTCGGTGACAACATGGAGCGAGTCAAAGATGCGTTAAGCATCGCCAGCGCACGTTCAGACTTAATCGTCTGCTGTGGTGGGTTAGGGCCTACTGATGATGACTTAACCAAAGATGCCATTGCTGAATTTACAGGCGCTAAGTTGGTATTAGATCCTGATGCAGAGGCAAAGATACTAGAGTTATTTAAAGACAGACATGAGTCTTTAGTAGCTGCTAACAAAAGACAGGCCAATACCATTGAGGGCAGTCAATTATTAAAAAATGACGTCGGACTAGCGGTTGGCTTTTTATATCAGCATCAACAGACCTATTATGCGGTGTTGCCTGGGCCGCCAAGAGAAATGAAATACATGTTTGAGCATGAGCTTAAGCCAGTATTAGATGAGCTGCTAGGCGACCGTACCAAGCTGTACTCTAAATATCTTAAGTTCGGCGGTATTGGTGAGTCGACTGTAGCCGATAGTTTAAAAGACTTGATTAGCAATCAAGGCGCAGTGTCAGTTGCGCCTTATGCCAATATTGGTGAGGTCACTGTACGCTTATCGGTTAAAGCAAATAGTGAGCAGCAGGCCGAGGCTCAGTTTATCCCGGTTATTGATGACATTAAGCAGCATTTGGCCGATCACTTATATAGTGAAGATAATGAAAGTCTAGAGCAAGTGCTCGGACAGCAACAGATTGCCGACTTTGGTGTGCTAGAAGTCAATACAACTGCTTATTTGACTCATAAAGTATTACACTGGGACGATGCCAACGATAATGTCCAACTCAGTGCCATCAAGCGTATGCAGCCGCCACTCAATCAGCAGATGGTCGAAGACAGCTTTGCGCAATTTGTAAATGATGGACAGTTAAGCAATGCGATTGGCCTGTTCCATTGTCATGACTTACCTTCAGCCAGTACGGCTTCCGGTAAGACGACCAAAACCTTCTTTATTGGTTTGTGCGTGAATGGTAAAACCTCAGTGATTGAGCGCGCCTTTATTGGTGATCGACAGGCAGTACATATCCGAGCTGCTAAGACAGCGATATATCTGTTTTTGCAGGCTTATAAGTCTTAA
- the glnA gene encoding type I glutamate--ammonia ligase → MSNKLFDLIKESNAKWVDFRFTDTIGKEQHISYPASTIDEDVLEDGKMFDGSSVAGWKGIEASDMILRPDPETAFIDPFFDATTVVVTCDIIEPTTMQGYDRDPRSIARRAEEYLKSTGIGDTAYFGPEPEFFVFDDVKWSVDMSGSTSKITAEEAAWSTNNDYEWGNMGHRPRVKGGYFPVPPVDSAQDLRAVMCERLEDIMGPDRVEVHHHEVASCQSEIGVSFNTMVRKADEVQQFKYVVHNVAHQFGKTATFMPKPMVGDNGSGMHVHMSISKDGVNTFAGDEYAGLSESALYFIGGIIKHARALNAIVNPSTNSYKRLVPHYEAPIMLAYSARNRSASIRIPYVTSPKGVRVEARFPDPTANPYLAFAALLMAGLDGIQNKLHPGDAADKNLYDLPPEEEGSIPTVAENLEVALQALKDDHDFLLKGDVFTKDMLDAFIELKTEEVRRLNTTVHPVEFDMYYSC, encoded by the coding sequence ATGTCAAACAAATTATTCGATCTAATCAAAGAGTCTAACGCCAAATGGGTTGACTTTCGTTTTACCGACACCATCGGTAAAGAGCAGCATATCAGTTATCCTGCCTCAACCATTGATGAAGATGTCCTAGAAGACGGCAAAATGTTTGATGGATCATCTGTCGCTGGCTGGAAAGGCATTGAAGCCTCAGACATGATCTTACGCCCAGATCCAGAAACCGCATTTATCGACCCGTTCTTTGATGCAACCACAGTGGTTGTGACTTGTGACATCATTGAGCCAACCACAATGCAAGGCTATGACCGTGACCCACGTTCAATCGCGCGTCGTGCTGAAGAGTATTTAAAATCAACGGGTATCGGTGATACTGCATACTTTGGTCCAGAGCCAGAATTCTTCGTATTTGACGATGTGAAATGGTCAGTTGATATGTCTGGCTCAACCTCAAAAATCACTGCTGAAGAAGCAGCATGGTCAACCAATAATGACTATGAGTGGGGCAACATGGGTCACCGTCCACGCGTAAAAGGCGGCTATTTCCCAGTACCTCCAGTGGACAGCGCACAGGATCTTCGTGCAGTTATGTGTGAGCGCTTAGAAGACATTATGGGTCCAGACCGTGTTGAAGTACATCACCACGAAGTTGCCTCATGTCAGTCAGAAATTGGTGTGTCATTTAACACGATGGTTCGTAAAGCGGACGAAGTACAACAATTTAAATATGTGGTACATAACGTTGCGCATCAGTTTGGTAAAACTGCGACCTTTATGCCAAAACCTATGGTTGGTGATAATGGTTCAGGTATGCACGTGCATATGTCAATCTCTAAAGACGGCGTTAACACCTTTGCGGGTGACGAATACGCAGGTCTATCAGAGTCGGCGTTATACTTCATTGGCGGTATCATCAAGCATGCCCGCGCTTTGAACGCTATTGTAAACCCATCAACCAACAGCTATAAGCGTCTAGTACCTCATTATGAAGCGCCTATCATGTTGGCTTACTCAGCGCGTAACCGCTCGGCTTCTATCCGAATCCCATACGTTACCTCACCAAAAGGTGTGCGTGTTGAAGCCCGCTTCCCTGATCCAACTGCTAACCCATACTTAGCCTTTGCTGCGCTACTAATGGCCGGCCTTGACGGTATCCAGAACAAACTGCACCCAGGTGATGCTGCAGATAAGAACTTATATGACTTACCGCCAGAAGAAGAAGGTTCTATCCCAACCGTTGCTGAGAACTTAGAGGTGGCTCTACAAGCACTTAAAGACGATCACGACTTCTTGTTAAAAGGCGATGTATTCACTAAAGATATGTTAGATGCTTTCATCGAGCTGAAAACAGAAGAAGTACGCCGTCTAAACACCACTGTACATCCTGTTGAATTTGATATGTACTACAGCTGCTAA
- a CDS encoding DUF2939 domain-containing protein, with the protein MKKPFIWIAAIVVIIAAYLYASPYLALRSIKNAALEGNADVLSEHIDFPSVKQSLKDQINAQLMKEVAKEDADGFEALGAMLATAMIDPIVDSIVTPEGIAMMVQGKEPLQQDDAEDESKDATEAMEAELNPNIDYKTGYVSYKTFKVTLSNKDHDGEPMDIIMRRDGLGWKVTRIALPADTFDNNGSEIDDAADLALEEMFDFGEDESLSLN; encoded by the coding sequence GTGAAGAAACCTTTTATATGGATTGCTGCTATTGTTGTCATTATTGCCGCCTATTTATATGCCTCACCTTATTTGGCGTTAAGAAGCATTAAAAATGCAGCCTTAGAAGGCAATGCTGACGTGTTGTCAGAACATATTGACTTTCCAAGCGTCAAACAAAGTCTAAAAGATCAAATCAATGCTCAGCTGATGAAAGAAGTGGCTAAAGAGGACGCAGATGGTTTTGAAGCATTAGGTGCTATGCTAGCGACTGCGATGATAGACCCTATTGTTGATAGCATCGTTACTCCTGAAGGTATCGCTATGATGGTGCAAGGCAAAGAACCTTTGCAGCAAGATGACGCTGAAGACGAGTCAAAAGACGCTACAGAAGCAATGGAGGCTGAGCTTAACCCCAATATAGACTACAAAACAGGCTATGTTAGCTACAAGACCTTCAAAGTCACTTTATCTAATAAAGACCATGATGGTGAACCTATGGACATCATCATGCGCCGTGATGGTTTAGGTTGGAAGGTAACACGTATCGCTCTACCAGCCGATACTTTTGATAATAATGGATCAGAAATTGACGATGCTGCAGATTTAGCATTAGAGGAAATGTTTGATTTTGGCGAAGATGAATCGCTAAGTTTGAATTAA
- the trpD gene encoding anthranilate phosphoribosyltransferase, whose amino-acid sequence MTNDAALRTSDLSDEQIHDILTTALGRILRRIDLTQQEMRQIMTIIMDGRCPDAMMGALLTGLNMKSESIDEITASASVMLDFANTIEPKGRQNLVDIVGTGGDGSNLFNVSTASAFVAAAAGATVAKHGNRGVSSKSGSSDLLEQAGLDLSITPDQARQCIEQMGIGFLFAPNHHTAMKHAIPVRRALKVRTIFNILGPLTNPAGVKNLVVGVFTDNMCEPLAHVFKNLGAEHVMVVGSKDRLDEISLATSTKVAELKDGEVSVYDIYPEDAGIESQTLVGLEVSSSEKSLQLIQSALSGADSNDFGIPQNVVNKARDMIALNAGAAIYVSGLASNLPNGVNQAQTILQRGDALQKMQQLAEFTQTFNRN is encoded by the coding sequence ATGACAAATGACGCTGCTCTAAGAACATCTGATTTAAGTGATGAACAAATCCACGACATCTTGACCACTGCTTTAGGGCGTATCCTGCGCCGTATTGACTTAACACAGCAAGAGATGCGACAAATCATGACCATTATTATGGATGGTCGCTGTCCTGATGCCATGATGGGTGCCCTACTGACCGGGCTAAATATGAAAAGTGAGTCTATTGATGAGATTACCGCATCCGCCAGTGTGATGCTTGATTTTGCCAATACCATTGAGCCCAAAGGTCGTCAAAACTTGGTTGATATTGTCGGTACGGGCGGTGATGGCAGCAACTTATTTAACGTCTCAACCGCTTCTGCATTTGTAGCAGCAGCTGCCGGTGCCACAGTCGCCAAACATGGTAACCGAGGCGTCTCTTCTAAATCAGGTAGCTCAGACTTATTAGAGCAAGCTGGCCTCGATCTGAGTATTACCCCTGACCAAGCACGTCAATGTATTGAGCAGATGGGTATCGGCTTTTTGTTTGCCCCCAATCACCACACTGCGATGAAGCATGCCATCCCTGTTCGCCGTGCTTTAAAAGTACGCACTATTTTTAACATCCTAGGTCCATTGACCAACCCTGCCGGTGTTAAAAATCTAGTGGTTGGTGTATTCACTGATAATATGTGTGAACCGCTTGCCCACGTATTCAAAAATCTTGGCGCTGAGCATGTGATGGTTGTCGGCTCAAAAGATCGCCTTGATGAAATCAGTCTGGCGACTAGCACCAAAGTGGCTGAGCTAAAAGATGGCGAAGTGAGCGTCTATGATATCTACCCTGAAGATGCGGGTATTGAGTCGCAAACTTTGGTTGGCTTAGAAGTTAGTTCATCAGAAAAAAGCTTACAATTGATTCAGTCAGCCTTATCTGGAGCTGATAGCAATGACTTTGGCATTCCTCAAAATGTAGTAAACAAAGCGCGTGACATGATTGCGTTAAATGCGGGTGCCGCCATCTATGTGTCAGGACTTGCCAGCAATCTGCCGAATGGGGTTAATCAGGCACAAACCATTCTGCAAAGAGGTGATGCGCTACAAAAAATGCAGCAATTGGCTGAATTTACCCAAACCTTTAATCGCAATTAG
- a CDS encoding anthranilate synthase component II: protein MILLLDNYDSFTYNIVQYLQQLGGTVKVCTNDSVGLDDIAALQPQAIVLGPGPGTPDEAGITLACIEHFADKLPLLGICLGHQAIAQVFGARVISAAQIMHGRISQVHHDQQGVFKDLPNPTHFTRYHSLIVDPHSLPDTFHISGWTDQDEIMAIRHKHLPIEGVQFHPESILSDAGLQLLNNFLQAHNLV, encoded by the coding sequence ATGATCTTATTATTAGATAACTATGACAGCTTTACTTACAATATCGTACAATATCTGCAGCAGCTTGGCGGAACGGTTAAGGTATGCACCAATGACAGTGTTGGGCTAGATGATATTGCTGCACTACAGCCACAGGCGATTGTATTGGGCCCAGGACCGGGTACGCCTGATGAAGCGGGTATTACCCTAGCCTGTATCGAGCACTTTGCCGACAAGCTACCATTACTGGGCATTTGCCTCGGTCATCAAGCCATCGCCCAAGTATTTGGCGCACGCGTTATATCGGCAGCACAGATTATGCACGGCCGCATCTCACAGGTACATCACGATCAGCAAGGGGTGTTTAAGGATTTACCCAATCCAACCCATTTTACCCGCTACCACTCATTGATTGTCGATCCTCACAGCTTGCCTGATACATTTCATATTAGTGGCTGGACGGATCAAGATGAGATTATGGCCATCCGTCATAAACACTTGCCTATAGAGGGCGTGCAATTTCATCCTGAATCGATTTTAAGCGATGCTGGATTACAATTATTGAATAACTTTTTGCAAGCACATAACCTAGTGTAA